Within the Solenopsis invicta isolate M01_SB chromosome 11, UNIL_Sinv_3.0, whole genome shotgun sequence genome, the region ATGGCAGGATATCGTAGAACCGTAGACCGTAGTAAAAATAGATCGAGCGTGTCCAATGATTCGATAATGAAGAtcagatagaaaaaaaagaggaagcaGTTGCCgtatctcttttcttttctatgaTTCAAGTAATTctcttttctcataatttttttttacgcgatCTTCAACTCTCGCGGTTTACGCTCGATCTATCTTTTTTTAAGTCTGCGTAAAACGGCTCAATTTTTGTCATTTAGAATCCTACAGTTAGTTATATAACGCAGGAAATACGTGAGGGGAAATCCGTGCTCATTAATCAAATCGGCGTGCGATTGATATTGTCGATCAAAACATTAATCAACATgagattttgtttaataatctcAGTTCAAACAGTAATCTCGAATGATGCCACCACGTATGATTGCAATCGGCATTCTAAATATTGTCAAGAAAAAAGTATATCTTGAGTATTGATAGTATATCGAAACACTATCTCCTTTACTCATTCCGCTTAATTTATCGCGGATTATTCAAAACACAAGATACGGCTATTGATCGCGCAAATATTCTTACGTCATTGTAACACGATAATATGTAACTGTGAGATACAGATTAGTGTCGGGGAcgttatttttctataaaagtaACACGGTTATTGTTAATTAGAAAGTAATGATTCGTTGCTTTTTCACGAAATGTTGAtgacttttttcttttagagcCGCCAAATCCAATTGTCTTTATCGCTATTTGATCAGTTCAATATGAAATCTTTAGTGATTTCGATCCgtatacatgtattatacattttttaagtaaCGATAAAATTCGTGTTACTTTCGAACTCTGTACATGCAGATCTTtgtgataatattaatattattactattttaataataatgttattaacaataataattaacggtaatattattgttactaatatattaatactattatcgttacttttataaattaactatttGCCCTACTTGCCGCAACACGAACGCGCACAAGCGCGGcagcaaattatttataaattgcacGTTTAATCTCATTTAAAAAGTGTTGCAGGCACATATTTACATGCTTTACGTAAGCCCGATATTTCCTAATGTCAAGGCGAGGCAAAATTGTAGATCACTTATTAGCGCCGTGGAGTATTTGGCCAAAAGCATTGTAGATGTGAGAAACTGACTGGTTACAAACAcatctctctctgtctcttttctctctctctctctctctctctctttttgtccGCAACGCGCAAAACACGCATTATTTGTTTGGCGGAACGCCCGTTTAAATGACGTCGCCGATACGCGACCCAACAATACGGCCCGGTAACGTGTGTACCTTATAAATCGCATACGTTGCCTACCCGGTGCGACAGTCGCTCATTTTCCCTTTAACCGTGGATTCCGCTCTCGTTTTTCCCGAACGACGTGGCCGCGGTAGACGCGACTCGACGGGGACGTTGTATTGTCATCGGCGAAAACTCTACCGCTCGCTATATCCCGCTGAAATTTCTACTCAAATGCCAAGGTAGACATATCTTATCTGTGTTTTTTTAACCGTATATTTTCAAGACAACCTGGTGGAAATGGCGTGTTATCAACATTGACACTCACCGACAATGAGCCACTGCAGCTGTGTATTTTGATCGCctgttattaataaacatttaataagattaaatGGCGCGATTCGCGATATATCTAGCCTCGATATGCGATAAATCGATTTTCCCTGGTCTGGAGGAGAGTTAAATGTATCCTGAACTTACATAAGCATTCCATTaagaaatttcaagatttttggCAGTACCCGCTGTGTTTATGCTCCGAATACGTCAGCCTCTCCTTAAAGAACAACACCTTACCTTGTGACGTCGATTAGACGTTCATACAttgactgaaaaaaaaaacaaatatttgcatatcaatattttaataatttattatcgtctgtttttttcttttcacaatCATCACGCTTGCGCATATCCTTACACAGCAATAAGATAGTTATAAGATAGCATCGATTATTAAAAGAatgataaacttttttaaatacatttagaaaaaaattgttaacttgattaaatgcGTTAACTTGaatgaatttcttcagttctcaagtatttatatgtatttaagttaaatatattattatacagaaaattattatattatattatttaaatataatatatttaacttaaatttaacttaatgcATAATaattgaactgaagaaatttagtcgggttaacaactttttcctcAGTATATGATGTACTATCGATGCATAAGATTTAggatttatttctaataatcaaAATGTACATTATAGTGAAATGTCTAGTAAATGCATGGAAGAGAGTCTAGAGGAAGGCTCTAGGCTGCAACAACACTACTGTATAACGCTGGGCGTGGGGCCTCTGTGGTGGTCCTGATGGGCCCCATGCCGCATTGTCTGTATCGACAGTCAACACAGAGAGCCGCGGCGTGGGGATCAAGCAGAGTCAGCTCTCTGTGAGCTCCCACATTGTGCAAGTACGTATTTTCCACATTTACAGGAAGATCTTTGGAAACCAGAAACTATAACTCATCTACGACTACGAATGCGAAATAATGTCTATTGGTCGACAGCCAAATTCTAATTCTCCGCTTTTTCCTTTGTCACGACTTACAGGAGGATGAATTATTGAAAGCTGTGAGAAGCAACGAACCATTGCGTCTAACGTTCACTCTTCACTTGACCGAGAGTACATCCGTCGAGTGGGAGACCGTAGCATGGCGCCGCTGTCTATACATTCGCGTACCAAGCTGCCTTCTACCCGAAGGATCAAAAGAGGGCTTTGTCTCGCTCCTAGAATACGCCGAAGAAACACTGCGTTGCACCAATATCATTGTCTGCCTTCGCAAAGATAGATCAGATCGAGGTACTTGTCGTTTGCCATTCTTCGGCACGAACGTCGAAGACTTTTGCGTCGACGAGAAAGACTCACCGTCTAAATCGTTCTGTTGTTATGGTCTAGCAATGCTGGTTCGTACCTTCATGTTCTTGGGTTTCACGGTCCTGCCGCCGACTCATGCCTTGGTACCGCCAGGCAGTGACGCTGGCAATCTCTACATGCTCTATGCCATCGAGTAATCGGCAAGCAGTTCTCTGCCTCTCTCAAATTTAACGCGCAGGTATTGATTCGAGAGAAGAGACACTCGAGTTTCTCAGCtctgcaatattttctttatattatgtACTTGATTATTTAACCAACTTGTTTTTCGTTTACTAACCACTTTCTCCTCACTTTCTCAGGAgtttaacatatgtatatgaCTTCAGatgtaattatttgtattttgttatatttattttcgttatatttttttattacaggtaCTACCATAATCGAGTCTGAggaaaaattctgaaaagtgAAACAATTGGAAAATTCTGGGAAATGACacagatttttcttttatattttatgttttgctGTATGTGCATATTGCGTTATCTTATTAGCTGCAAATTTGgagatttataattttgaaaaaaaacttatttttaaaagattacacctattacagaaaaaccttggCGTTAAATTGAAGAGGcttgatttaaaaaacaaaagaaattatagtCGCGAATACGTAGAACGCGTATATAAAAGGCTTTCGATGGATATATCGATTCATTCTCTTGAACACAATGTTAATAACTCTTCTAAGAGTATATAAACTGCTGACAAAGCTTCCCACGTGAAAGAATTTGACGGAATCTGTAGTTGCGTATTAACAACTGAACACGGCAACAAACTGtcaaattttagagaaaatttattatcgatATATCTCAATGTTAATTGTGGCAGATTGGGTATCACCGCGTTATTCttcgtaatatatgtataagtacatttgcttattatttttaagtattatcaATGTATAATCTAAGGCTTTAATATCTGTTATGCGAGTACCAGTAAAATCTAATAAGTTTGATCGCTTCCGTTTTGTCATCTAAAGGCGATATCATTTGTGATTAACTGATATTCTTTGTAACATGTGCAATTATCTTCTTTTATAAGTCTGAATAATTCTTGtttattaccaaaaaaaaaaattgcgcaagCATCaagtaaaaataagataaaattttaatgtccgggttaactttttatagaatctgaatctttataatttttattttcgattaaaaaaataaaatgatcaaTAACTTAAGATAACTGCTGCCATATGGATGGCACAGCACATTGCAAATTTGAGTAACTATGAATCATCAAAACATCACGAACTTTATGTTGATAATTGGACATGAATAAGAAATTTCACTCACATTTTTctcaaagtatttaaatatggAAGGTactgaattattataaatcttatttatcgtTATATACTTAAGTCctatatcttattaattttttttatagtatattcTTAGGTGATAGTATATCTAAGTAACAGTATATCTCTGGTAATTCCCAATCAGTTAACATTGAAGAGATTTTGCTAATAAATGCGTTCTTTAGTGTTGACTTGATAACagacaacataaaaataaaaatataaaaaaaaatgaaaaaaaccagaaaaaaaacaaaaaaatgttattagcTTATTAGGAATATAGATAAGTACAGAGTGACGGACTATTGTATGTTAACTTCACGCAAATAATTATCGATTTGCCTCGAGTTTTTAAATTGAACTATTCCGTGCATTTTATCCCGTCAGTTAGTATTATATATTCGTACCTCTGACCATACATACACAtgaacacacacatacacacatatatatgtgtatgcatacatacgtacatatacacacaaacacacacacacttacaaAAGTGAATATGTATGCTACGTTTCTTATTCATACATGAAAACATAattgctaaataaatatttaataaaatccaatAATATTGTTACTTCATGTACCaactaagttttatttaataaacgtaggatttaaataataaaaataacatgtgGAATAcacaaatactt harbors:
- the LOC105200744 gene encoding ornithine decarboxylase antizyme 1 translates to MPHCLYRQSTQRAAAWGSSREDELLKAVRSNEPLRLTFTLHLTESTSVEWETVAWRRCLYIRVPSCLLPEGSKEGFVSLLEYAEETLRCTNIIVCLRKDRSDRAMLVRTFMFLGFTVLPPTHALVPPGSDAGNLYMLYAIE